One stretch of Prionailurus viverrinus isolate Anna chromosome C1, UM_Priviv_1.0, whole genome shotgun sequence DNA includes these proteins:
- the DBI gene encoding acyl-CoA-binding protein, with protein MSQAEFDKAAEDVKHLKTKPADDEMLFIYGHYKQATVGDINTERPGLLDLKGKAKWDAWNQLKGTSKEDAMKAYINKVEELKKKYGI; from the exons ATGTCTCAG GCTGAGTTTGACAAAGCTGCTGAGGATGTTAAGCACCTCAAGACCAAGCCAGCAGATGATGAGATGTTGTTCATCTACGGCCACTACAAACAAGCAACTGTGGGTGACATAAACACAG AACGGCCTGGACTGTTGGATCTCAAAGGCAAGGCCAAGTGGGATGCCTGGAATCAGCTGAAAG GGACTTCCAAGGAAGATGCCATGAAAGCTTACATCAACAAAGTAGAAGAGctgaagaaaaaatatggaatataa